In a single window of the Nodularia spumigena CCY9414 genome:
- a CDS encoding DUF5615 family PIN-like protein has product MKILFDQGTPVPLRKYLTEHSVTTAYEEGWSNLSNGDLLKAAENKGYQILVTTDKNLRYQQNLSERQITIVVLL; this is encoded by the coding sequence ATGAAAATTCTTTTTGATCAGGGAACTCCAGTACCACTACGAAAATATTTAACAGAACATTCTGTAACAACAGCTTATGAAGAAGGATGGTCTAATTTATCAAATGGAGATTTATTAAAAGCTGCTGAAAATAAAGGATATCAAATACTTGTTACAACGGATAAGAATTTGCGTTATCAACAGAATTTGAGCGAACGTCAAATTACAATTGTAGTTTTACTGTGA
- a CDS encoding ABC transporter permease, giving the protein MVILICFKSPQPELIPWQLGLLITNFLTLLTSMSLGLLVSTFVKNISQANSALPLLLLPQIIFSGVLFKIENAVSVVSWLMLSRWSVGAYGTLVNLNGLVPEPMQLANGSIVPQPFEVTSVYEPTWSNLGLNWGMLCLHTVVYLTVAFSLQKRKDIF; this is encoded by the coding sequence ATGGTTATTTTAATTTGTTTTAAATCACCACAACCAGAATTGATTCCTTGGCAATTGGGTTTGTTAATTACTAATTTTCTCACACTTTTAACAAGTATGAGTCTAGGTTTATTAGTTTCAACATTTGTTAAGAATATTAGTCAAGCTAATAGTGCTTTACCCCTGCTTTTACTCCCACAAATTATTTTTTCTGGTGTTTTATTTAAAATAGAAAATGCGGTAAGTGTCGTTTCTTGGTTAATGCTAAGTCGTTGGTCAGTTGGTGCTTATGGGACTTTAGTTAATCTGAATGGGCTAGTTCCTGAACCAATGCAACTAGCTAACGGTAGTATAGTTCCGCAACCATTTGAAGTCACATCTGTTTATGAGCCAACATGGTCAAATCTGGGTTTAAATTGGGGTATGTTGTGCTTGCATACAGTCGTTTATTTAACAGTTGCATTTAGTTTACAAAAGCGGAAAGATATTTTTTGA
- the csaB gene encoding polysaccharide pyruvyl transferase CsaB, with translation MRALLSGYYGKGNGGDEALLATLLQMLPPDVTPVVLSGNPEQTRDRYGVESHNRMKILPVLQALRSCDAFIWGGGSLIQDVTSTISPFYYGGLMILAQKMGLKTVAWAQGIGPLVRPQTRKLAQHSFGYCSRVSVRDRSSAALLNDWQIPCLLAPDPVWALESKPVPGLWDLPAPRVAVTLRNHPQLTPQRLANLTRALVDFQKATQAFILLLPFQKSEDLAIAQAIQPQLKDVSKILLLEDPQLLKGVYKGVEMAIGMRLHSLIMAAAEGCRCFALSYDPKVNRLMEDLQMPGWDLASLPDDPNIISRTWIEHYANGDPLSSDQIQSLVDRALMHKDIL, from the coding sequence ATGCGGGCGTTATTGTCTGGGTATTACGGTAAAGGTAATGGTGGTGACGAGGCTTTATTGGCGACGCTTTTGCAAATGTTACCACCTGATGTGACTCCTGTGGTGCTTTCGGGCAATCCAGAACAAACGCGCGATCGCTATGGGGTGGAATCTCACAACCGCATGAAGATTTTACCTGTACTCCAAGCTCTGCGTTCTTGCGATGCTTTCATTTGGGGCGGAGGAAGTTTAATTCAAGATGTCACCAGTACCATTAGTCCATTTTATTATGGGGGGCTGATGATATTGGCTCAGAAAATGGGTTTGAAAACTGTAGCTTGGGCGCAAGGTATCGGTCCCTTAGTTCGTCCCCAAACTCGCAAGTTGGCACAACACTCCTTCGGATATTGTAGCAGAGTTAGTGTGCGCGATCGCTCTAGCGCTGCTTTATTAAATGATTGGCAAATTCCTTGTTTGCTTGCGCCTGACCCAGTTTGGGCGTTAGAAAGCAAGCCAGTACCAGGACTTTGGGATTTACCAGCGCCGAGAGTTGCTGTGACTCTGAGGAATCATCCCCAATTGACTCCCCAACGTTTAGCAAACTTGACTCGCGCCTTAGTAGACTTTCAGAAAGCTACCCAAGCCTTTATTTTGCTGTTACCATTTCAAAAGAGTGAAGATTTAGCGATCGCCCAAGCAATTCAACCCCAATTAAAAGATGTCAGCAAAATTCTGCTTTTAGAAGACCCGCAATTATTAAAAGGTGTCTATAAAGGTGTAGAAATGGCAATTGGGATGCGTTTGCACAGCTTAATTATGGCTGCTGCTGAAGGTTGTCGCTGTTTCGCCCTCAGTTATGACCCTAAAGTAAATCGGCTCATGGAAGATTTACAAATGCCAGGATGGGATTTAGCCAGTTTACCAGATGACCCTAATATAATTAGTAGAACTTGGATAGAACATTATGCCAATGGTGATCCGCTATCATCTGACCAAATTCAATCGTTAGTAGATCGCGCTTTAATGCACAAAGATATTTTATAA
- a CDS encoding DUF2499 domain-containing protein: MHALSIPTWIIHVSSVIEWIVAIWIIWTYGELTGNRTWWGLSLAMLPALVSAMCACTWHYFDNAASLEWLVTLQAAMTLIGNFTLWAAAVLIWRSTKPEDTTTNTVTAQPMESKS; the protein is encoded by the coding sequence ATGCACGCCCTTTCCATTCCCACCTGGATTATTCACGTTTCTAGCGTTATTGAGTGGATTGTCGCCATTTGGATAATCTGGACTTACGGCGAACTCACTGGTAATCGCACATGGTGGGGATTATCTCTAGCCATGTTACCAGCTTTAGTCAGTGCCATGTGTGCCTGTACCTGGCATTATTTCGACAATGCTGCATCTCTAGAATGGCTGGTAACACTCCAAGCTGCGATGACATTAATTGGTAATTTTACACTTTGGGCGGCTGCGGTATTGATTTGGCGTTCGACTAAACCAGAGGATACCACAACCAATACCGTTACAGCCCAACCTATGGAATCAAAATCATGA
- a CDS encoding DUF3593 domain-containing protein, whose amino-acid sequence MISKETLFALSLFPYLGFLWFISRSPQMPRLALYGFYGTLVFVAITIPAAIYAQLHYGAALADIDWLHGGAEVFLTLANIVLVVGFAQAIRELKMKN is encoded by the coding sequence ATGATATCTAAAGAAACCCTATTTGCCCTTTCCTTATTTCCCTACTTGGGTTTCTTGTGGTTTATTAGCCGTAGTCCGCAAATGCCACGTTTAGCCCTATATGGATTTTACGGCACGCTGGTATTTGTTGCCATTACCATCCCGGCGGCAATTTACGCTCAATTACATTATGGTGCTGCGTTAGCTGACATAGATTGGCTACACGGGGGTGCAGAAGTGTTTTTAACCCTTGCTAACATTGTCCTAGTAGTGGGTTTCGCCCAAGCCATTAGAGAATTAAAAATGAAAAATTAA
- the hisA gene encoding 1-(5-phosphoribosyl)-5-[(5-phosphoribosylamino)methylideneamino]imidazole-4-carboxamide isomerase, translated as MDVIPAIDLLEGRCVRLYQGDYERAQVFSENPVEIAKQWVDQGATRLHLVDLDGAKAGKVVNLKAIEAIAQAISIPIEIGGGLRDRTSVEQVFNIGVQWAILGTIAVEQPQLVQELCQEFPEKIIIGIDARNGLVATRGWLETSEVLATQLAVQMQELGAAAIIYTDIHRDGTLIGPNLEALRELASAISIPIIASGGVSSVTDLLSLLGLEMQGVKGVIVGKALYTGDISLKEALRAIGPGRIQDIPPNLDSSFA; from the coding sequence ATGGATGTGATTCCAGCTATTGATTTATTAGAAGGTCGCTGTGTCAGACTATATCAGGGAGATTACGAGCGAGCGCAAGTTTTTAGTGAAAACCCAGTAGAAATTGCCAAACAGTGGGTTGATCAAGGTGCTACTAGATTACATTTAGTTGATCTAGATGGTGCAAAAGCAGGTAAAGTAGTAAACTTAAAAGCAATTGAAGCGATCGCTCAAGCGATATCCATACCCATTGAAATTGGTGGCGGGTTGCGCGATCGCACCAGCGTAGAACAAGTATTTAATATAGGAGTACAGTGGGCAATTCTGGGGACTATAGCCGTAGAACAACCCCAATTAGTCCAAGAACTCTGTCAAGAATTTCCCGAAAAGATTATCATAGGGATAGACGCGCGTAACGGATTAGTCGCAACTCGTGGTTGGTTAGAAACCTCCGAAGTTTTAGCCACCCAACTAGCCGTACAAATGCAAGAATTAGGTGCAGCAGCCATCATCTACACAGATATTCACCGTGATGGTACACTCATCGGTCCCAACTTAGAAGCCTTAAGAGAACTTGCGAGTGCAATATCCATCCCCATAATAGCTTCTGGGGGAGTCAGTTCTGTCACCGATTTATTGAGTTTATTAGGCTTAGAAATGCAAGGAGTAAAAGGTGTAATAGTCGGAAAAGCCTTATACACTGGCGATATTTCTCTCAAAGAAGCACTCCGCGCCATCGGTCCCGGACGCATTCAAGATATTCCCCCAAACCTCGACTCCAGCTTTGCTTAA
- a CDS encoding ABC transporter ATP-binding protein has protein sequence MENHTKTAQLRLEQVNLSAKLKTQLQGYPILQDISFEVFPGDRIVIVGPSGAGKTSLLRLINRLSEPTRGKIYLENQDYSQIPTLQLRREMTLVLQESKLLGMTVQQALAYPLVLRGVSQQTIQQRIDHWIEKLHIPGEWLGRTELQLSAGQRQLVAIARALIIQPKVLLLDEPTSALDAGTAANVMQILTQLTQTHQTTILMINNQLDLAQVFCTRLLYLQQGQLFTNQTASQVNWINLRERLIQAQTQAAEEWI, from the coding sequence TTGGAGAATCACACTAAAACAGCCCAACTCAGGCTAGAACAAGTTAACTTATCCGCCAAGCTGAAAACCCAGCTTCAGGGATACCCCATATTACAGGATATCTCCTTTGAGGTATTTCCAGGCGATCGCATTGTCATTGTAGGTCCTTCAGGTGCTGGTAAAACCTCCTTACTCCGCCTGATTAACCGCCTCAGTGAACCCACCAGAGGCAAAATTTACCTAGAAAATCAGGACTATAGCCAAATTCCGACTCTACAGCTACGCCGGGAAATGACACTGGTATTACAAGAATCCAAACTGTTAGGGATGACAGTCCAGCAAGCTTTAGCTTATCCTTTAGTTTTACGTGGTGTGTCTCAACAGACAATTCAACAAAGAATTGACCACTGGATAGAAAAACTGCACATTCCTGGTGAATGGTTGGGAAGAACCGAATTACAACTTTCTGCGGGACAACGACAATTAGTAGCGATCGCTCGTGCTTTAATTATCCAACCAAAAGTTTTATTATTAGATGAACCAACATCAGCCTTAGATGCTGGTACAGCTGCCAATGTCATGCAAATCTTAACCCAGCTAACACAAACTCATCAAACCACAATTTTGATGATAAATAACCAGCTTGACTTAGCCCAGGTATTCTGCACCCGGTTATTATATTTACAGCAGGGTCAGTTATTCACAAATCAAACAGCCTCCCAAGTTAATTGGATTAACTTACGAGAACGCTTAATACAAGCCCAAACCCAAGCCGCCGAAGAATGGATTTAG
- a CDS encoding response regulator transcription factor codes for MGSVCIEIVEGNPHLRSLLGWHLQQLEYRVHQAASIYQAREVFLSQQPTLVILDADLPDGDGIEFCRWLHRQQQPLILMLSARSNEADIVAGLKAGADDYLSKPFGMQEFLARVEALIRRQRTPTAPAYLDYGSLQIDLVQRRVRFQGEFIDLTPQEFSLLYVLAQAGGAALSRSELLRRAWPDAIDNPRTIDTHVLSLRKKVELDPRQPSLIQTIRNVGYRFNMESLKPTVPQSPAKLTKERISHQRSTVSTQRS; via the coding sequence GTGGGTTCGGTTTGTATTGAAATCGTTGAGGGAAATCCCCATCTAAGGTCGTTGCTGGGATGGCACTTGCAACAGTTGGAATACCGTGTGCATCAAGCCGCCAGCATTTATCAAGCTAGGGAAGTGTTTTTAAGTCAGCAACCAACACTGGTAATTCTTGATGCTGATTTGCCTGATGGTGATGGGATTGAGTTTTGCCGTTGGTTGCATCGTCAGCAACAACCTTTAATTTTGATGTTATCGGCTCGTAGTAATGAAGCTGATATTGTCGCAGGTTTAAAGGCGGGGGCTGATGACTATTTAAGCAAACCGTTCGGAATGCAAGAGTTTCTCGCTAGGGTAGAAGCACTAATTCGCCGCCAGCGCACGCCTACTGCACCAGCTTATTTGGATTATGGCAGTTTGCAAATTGATTTAGTACAGCGCCGAGTTCGATTCCAAGGCGAGTTCATTGATTTAACGCCTCAAGAGTTTAGTTTACTCTATGTTTTGGCACAAGCTGGAGGAGCAGCTCTAAGTAGATCAGAATTACTGCGTCGTGCTTGGCCTGACGCGATTGATAATCCCCGGACTATTGATACTCATGTTTTATCGTTACGGAAAAAGGTTGAACTTGACCCCCGTCAACCGAGTTTGATTCAAACTATCCGGAATGTGGGATATAGATTTAACATGGAAAGTTTGAAACCTACTGTTCCGCAGTCACCAGCCAAGTTGACAAAAGAAAGAATCAGTCATCAGCGCTCTACAGTTAGTACTCAACGGTCTTAA
- a CDS encoding DUF6761 family protein, with the protein MLQDTQTIRYYQRITDAFVELWNRGYRTDDMRMYLDGYLAALRQSNAIEPILIHRLEEEAGRYLYDSSNFVMTQPEAQLDYY; encoded by the coding sequence ATGCTCCAAGACACACAAACCATCCGCTATTACCAACGAATTACTGACGCCTTCGTCGAGTTATGGAATCGCGGTTATCGGACGGACGATATGCGGATGTATTTGGATGGGTATTTAGCCGCACTCAGACAAAGTAACGCTATTGAGCCTATACTGATTCATCGCTTAGAAGAAGAAGCTGGTCGCTACCTGTACGATTCATCAAATTTTGTGATGACTCAACCAGAGGCGCAACTAGATTACTATTAA
- the grxD gene encoding Grx4 family monothiol glutaredoxin, translating into MTPETKEKIDNLVQQNKIMVFMKGNKLMPQCGFSNNVVQILNTLAVPFETVDVLSDAEIRQGIKEYSNWPTIPQVYIDGQFVGGSDILIELYQKGELQQLVEVALAS; encoded by the coding sequence ATGACTCCAGAAACCAAAGAAAAAATTGATAATTTGGTACAACAAAACAAAATTATGGTTTTCATGAAGGGAAACAAATTGATGCCTCAGTGCGGTTTCTCTAACAACGTTGTGCAGATTCTCAACACCTTGGCAGTTCCTTTTGAAACAGTTGACGTTCTCTCCGACGCGGAAATTCGTCAGGGGATTAAAGAATATTCCAACTGGCCGACAATTCCCCAAGTGTATATTGACGGTCAATTCGTTGGCGGTTCCGATATCCTGATTGAACTTTACCAAAAAGGTGAATTGCAGCAACTTGTAGAAGTGGCTCTGGCTTCCTAA
- a CDS encoding BolA family protein: MINPQQVEAMIKAEMPDAQIQVQDLTGGGDHYQVTVVSSQFADKGLVQQHQLVYGALRQAMSTEAIHALAVKTYTPEAWQATAAS; encoded by the coding sequence ATGATTAATCCGCAGCAAGTTGAGGCAATGATTAAGGCGGAAATGCCAGATGCCCAAATTCAGGTGCAAGACTTGACTGGTGGCGGCGACCACTATCAAGTGACAGTAGTTTCATCGCAGTTTGCCGATAAGGGACTGGTACAACAACACCAGTTAGTTTATGGTGCTTTGCGGCAAGCTATGTCAACCGAAGCGATTCATGCCTTGGCTGTAAAAACATATACACCCGAAGCTTGGCAAGCAACAGCAGCTTCTTAA
- a CDS encoding S8 family serine peptidase, whose amino-acid sequence MNNQANSSDFPKTGVPASSLGMILQRGGEELILEQVLDRFTVRPSTEFTSQQLSEVIWGIWQSRIPQADLEVFTVVPEQLESAMSQARGAENVAFAGHVYTIKDHPGTFVYLNDQVTIQFASWVDFARMEAIASRFGLVKQKTVPGLPHTFVFLVSKQATENPLKITNQLQGFSEVLAAEPNILVKSELHYKPRDTMYPQQWYLDHNGGNQLVAGSHISVEQAWDMTRGVRSVIVAVVDDSFDLNHPDLQGSGKIVAPRDLRNNGFLPIPGEKETSHGTACAGLAIAEENGTGIVGVAPGCALMPIRSTGFLDDQSIEDMFNHALEQGASVISCSWGASAVYFPLSLRQKAAISRAVTTGRNGKGCVVLFAAGNANRPIKGTVYERNWPENLLQGNTDWLSGFPLHPDVIAVAACTSLNKKAAYSNWGTNVALCAPSNNAPPGLTFEGRGFLNTQPAIATSLQGRRILTTDQVGDAGFDPTDFTNSFGGTSSATPIVAGVAALVLSANPDLTAQQVKLILEETADKIVDYDPDPQLGMREGTYDSNGHSQWFGYGKVNAAKAVQAAQKLRTSVLAASQYVKGENSRELRIPDNAQQGIKSAIAIVESRTIKDIQITVNITHDFLGDVEIYLIAPNNQRVLLQNRTLGRRTNLQTTYTMRSRPSLKQLLSLSAKGSWQLWLIDYAPEDVGKLNNWSLVIGY is encoded by the coding sequence ATGAACAATCAAGCTAATTCCTCTGATTTTCCCAAGACAGGTGTACCAGCAAGCAGTTTGGGAATGATTTTACAACGCGGTGGTGAAGAATTAATTTTAGAACAGGTTTTAGACCGTTTCACCGTCCGTCCGAGTACCGAATTTACTTCCCAACAATTATCTGAGGTTATTTGGGGCATTTGGCAAAGTCGTATTCCCCAAGCAGATTTAGAAGTTTTTACAGTTGTACCTGAGCAGTTAGAGTCGGCGATGTCCCAAGCACGGGGTGCTGAAAATGTGGCTTTTGCTGGTCATGTTTACACAATTAAAGATCATCCTGGAACTTTCGTTTACTTGAATGACCAAGTGACTATTCAATTTGCTTCTTGGGTAGATTTTGCCAGAATGGAGGCGATCGCTTCTAGATTTGGCTTGGTTAAACAAAAAACCGTCCCAGGTCTTCCGCATACTTTTGTGTTTCTCGTGAGCAAACAAGCCACAGAAAATCCCCTGAAAATCACGAATCAGTTGCAAGGGTTCTCAGAGGTATTAGCTGCTGAACCAAATATTTTGGTTAAAAGTGAATTGCATTACAAACCCCGTGATACAATGTATCCTCAGCAATGGTATCTTGACCACAATGGTGGTAACCAGTTGGTAGCCGGTTCTCATATTTCTGTGGAACAGGCTTGGGATATGACTCGCGGTGTGCGTTCTGTAATTGTGGCGGTAGTGGATGATTCTTTTGATTTGAACCATCCAGATTTGCAAGGTAGTGGCAAAATTGTCGCCCCTAGAGATTTAAGAAATAATGGCTTTTTACCTATACCTGGTGAGAAAGAAACCAGTCATGGCACTGCTTGTGCAGGGTTAGCTATTGCTGAAGAAAATGGTACGGGAATTGTGGGTGTTGCTCCTGGTTGTGCATTGATGCCGATTCGTAGTACTGGTTTTTTGGATGACCAATCCATTGAGGATATGTTTAACCATGCTCTGGAGCAGGGCGCTAGTGTAATTTCTTGTAGCTGGGGAGCTTCTGCTGTCTATTTTCCTTTGTCTTTGCGCCAAAAGGCTGCTATTAGTCGGGCTGTGACTACAGGACGCAATGGTAAAGGTTGCGTGGTTTTGTTTGCTGCGGGAAATGCTAACCGCCCGATTAAGGGTACTGTCTATGAACGGAATTGGCCAGAAAATCTGTTACAAGGAAATACGGATTGGTTAAGTGGATTTCCACTACATCCAGATGTGATTGCTGTTGCTGCTTGTACTAGCTTGAACAAGAAAGCTGCTTACAGTAACTGGGGTACTAATGTTGCTCTGTGTGCGCCTAGTAATAATGCTCCTCCAGGATTGACATTTGAGGGTAGGGGTTTTCTGAATACACAACCGGCGATCGCTACTTCTCTTCAGGGACGAAGAATTTTGACTACTGACCAAGTAGGAGATGCAGGTTTCGATCCTACTGATTTTACCAATAGTTTCGGTGGTACTTCTAGCGCTACTCCTATCGTCGCAGGTGTGGCGGCATTAGTTTTGTCAGCAAATCCTGACTTAACGGCTCAACAGGTAAAGTTGATTTTGGAAGAAACTGCTGATAAAATTGTGGATTATGACCCAGACCCCCAGTTGGGGATGCGAGAAGGTACTTATGACAGTAACGGACATTCTCAATGGTTTGGTTATGGCAAAGTAAATGCAGCGAAGGCAGTGCAAGCCGCCCAGAAACTACGCACTTCTGTGTTAGCTGCGAGTCAATACGTCAAGGGAGAGAATTCCCGTGAGTTGAGGATTCCAGATAATGCTCAACAGGGAATCAAAAGTGCGATCGCCATTGTTGAATCCCGCACCATTAAAGATATTCAAATAACAGTTAATATCACCCATGATTTTTTAGGCGATGTAGAAATTTATTTAATAGCTCCGAATAATCAACGGGTGTTGTTGCAAAACCGCACATTAGGCCGCCGCACTAATTTACAAACAACATATACCATGCGATCGCGCCCGTCGCTCAAACAGTTACTTTCTCTTTCAGCTAAAGGAAGTTGGCAGTTATGGTTAATCGACTACGCCCCAGAAGATGTGGGAAAACTCAATAATTGGTCATTAGTCATTGGTTATTAG
- a CDS encoding lysophospholipid acyltransferase family protein, protein MEIYTSHQTSQETPASNKANTKVAHTTSRVSPWLSPLLYLLGQHLLLPFFFRQIEITGQENIPLTGPVILAPTHRSRWDSLLLPYATGRCVTGRDLRFMVTINECQGLQGWLVRSMGGFPVNPQRPAITTLRHAVELLQQGEILVIYPEGNIYRDGKLHPLKPGIARLSLTAESSHPGLDVKILPVSINYSQPYPQWGTSVKISIGTTLNVADYTGGKVKQNAQNLTSDLSLVLQQLSPQESVIPENVNS, encoded by the coding sequence ATGGAAATTTATACTTCCCACCAGACGAGCCAAGAAACACCAGCTAGTAACAAAGCAAATACTAAGGTAGCTCATACTACTTCACGGGTGTCTCCTTGGTTAAGTCCTTTATTGTATCTATTAGGGCAGCATCTTCTTTTACCGTTCTTTTTTCGACAAATTGAAATCACTGGACAAGAAAATATTCCCTTAACTGGCCCTGTGATTCTGGCTCCTACCCATCGGTCACGTTGGGATTCATTGCTTCTCCCCTATGCCACCGGTCGCTGTGTGACAGGGCGAGACCTGCGATTTATGGTAACTATCAATGAGTGTCAAGGACTGCAAGGCTGGTTAGTTAGAAGTATGGGAGGGTTTCCTGTAAATCCTCAACGTCCAGCCATTACTACTCTCCGTCATGCTGTGGAATTACTTCAACAAGGTGAAATATTAGTTATTTATCCAGAAGGTAATATTTATCGCGATGGCAAACTTCACCCGTTAAAACCAGGAATTGCTCGTTTGTCTTTGACTGCTGAATCTAGTCACCCAGGATTGGATGTCAAAATTCTCCCCGTTAGTATCAACTACAGCCAACCTTATCCTCAGTGGGGTACTAGTGTAAAAATCTCTATTGGAACCACATTAAATGTAGCAGATTACACTGGAGGTAAAGTCAAACAAAATGCCCAAAACCTGACATCAGATTTATCATTAGTTCTACAACAATTAAGCCCTCAAGAATCAGTAATCCCGGAAAATGTTAACAGTTAA
- the tadA gene encoding tRNA adenosine(34) deaminase TadA, protein MLIEYPEYLIHRQWMSRALDLAQIAGDAGEVPVGAVIIDAGGNMIAEGENRKERDQDPTAHAEIIALRAAANSLHNWRLNQCTLYVTLEPCPMCAGAIVQARLQQLVYGVDDTKTGAIRTVTNIPDGAASNHRLRVMGGVLESTCRQQLQTWFANRRQRNNGQR, encoded by the coding sequence ATGTTAATTGAATATCCAGAATATCTTATACATCGGCAATGGATGAGTCGCGCCCTAGACTTAGCACAAATCGCAGGCGATGCAGGTGAAGTCCCCGTTGGTGCTGTGATTATTGATGCGGGTGGAAATATGATTGCTGAAGGCGAAAACCGAAAAGAACGTGACCAAGATCCCACAGCTCACGCAGAAATCATCGCTCTGCGAGCTGCTGCTAACAGTTTACACAATTGGCGCTTAAATCAATGCACCCTGTACGTCACCCTAGAACCTTGTCCGATGTGTGCCGGTGCTATTGTCCAAGCACGTTTACAACAGCTTGTCTATGGAGTGGACGATACTAAAACTGGCGCAATTCGTACTGTTACTAATATCCCTGATGGTGCTGCTTCTAACCATCGTCTGCGAGTCATGGGAGGCGTTTTAGAGTCAACTTGTCGTCAACAATTACAAACCTGGTTTGCCAATCGTCGTCAGAGAAATAACGGACAGAGATAA
- the grxC gene encoding glutaredoxin 3: MQNFLNPLFGRHPEQVKANVEIYTWQTCPYCIRAKMLLWWKGVRFTEYKIDGDEAARAKMAERANGRRSVPQIFINHQHIGGCDDLYQLDTKAQLDSLLAQPAI; encoded by the coding sequence ATGCAGAATTTCCTCAACCCCCTTTTTGGTCGCCATCCAGAACAAGTCAAAGCCAATGTGGAAATCTACACCTGGCAAACCTGTCCTTATTGCATCCGTGCCAAGATGTTGCTGTGGTGGAAAGGTGTAAGATTCACAGAGTACAAAATCGATGGCGACGAAGCAGCCAGAGCCAAAATGGCCGAACGTGCCAATGGTCGCCGTTCAGTACCACAGATTTTCATCAATCATCAGCACATTGGTGGTTGTGATGACCTTTATCAGCTAGATACAAAAGCTCAACTCGACTCACTTCTAGCCCAACCCGCTATTTAA
- the glpX gene encoding class II fructose-bisphosphatase: protein MENTLGLEIIEVVEQAAIASSKWMGKGEKNIADQVAVEAMRERMNKIYMRGRIVIGEGERDEAPMLYIGEEVGICTQPDAKNFCNPDELIEIDIAVDPCEGTNLVAYGQNGSMAVLAISEKGGLFAAPDFYMKKLAAPAPAKGLVDINKSATENLKILSECLNRSVEELVVVVMDRPRHEGLIKEIRTAGARVRLISDGDVSAAISCAFGGTNIHALMGIGAAPEGVISAAAMRCLGGHFQGQLIYDPEVVQTGLIGESREGNLARLKEMGINDPDKVYDADELASGETVLFAACGITPGTLMEGVRFFKGGARTQSLVISNQSKTARFVDTIHLFDDPQNLQLHQ from the coding sequence GTGGAAAATACACTTGGATTAGAGATTATTGAAGTAGTAGAGCAAGCTGCGATCGCTTCCTCAAAGTGGATGGGTAAAGGCGAAAAGAACATTGCTGACCAAGTAGCAGTGGAAGCCATGCGGGAGCGGATGAACAAAATCTATATGCGCGGACGCATTGTGATTGGTGAAGGCGAACGCGACGAAGCGCCGATGCTCTACATTGGGGAAGAAGTGGGTATTTGTACCCAACCAGATGCCAAAAACTTCTGTAACCCTGATGAATTAATTGAAATTGACATTGCTGTTGACCCTTGCGAAGGCACAAACTTGGTTGCCTACGGTCAAAATGGTTCAATGGCAGTTTTGGCAATTTCCGAAAAAGGTGGTTTATTTGCTGCGCCTGACTTCTACATGAAGAAACTGGCAGCACCAGCCCCAGCCAAAGGTTTGGTAGACATTAACAAGTCTGCTACCGAAAACCTGAAAATCCTCTCTGAGTGCTTAAACCGTTCTGTAGAAGAATTGGTAGTTGTGGTGATGGATCGTCCCCGCCACGAAGGACTCATTAAGGAAATTCGCACTGCCGGCGCGAGAGTCCGACTAATCAGTGATGGTGACGTTTCTGCTGCCATCTCCTGCGCCTTTGGTGGTACTAATATCCATGCTTTGATGGGTATCGGTGCAGCACCTGAAGGAGTCATCTCGGCTGCGGCTATGCGCTGCTTGGGAGGACATTTCCAAGGGCAGTTGATCTATGACCCAGAAGTTGTGCAAACAGGCTTGATTGGCGAAAGCAGAGAAGGCAATCTGGCACGGTTGAAGGAAATGGGCATCAATGACCCCGATAAGGTTTATGATGCTGACGAATTAGCCTCTGGCGAAACTGTTCTATTTGCTGCTTGCGGTATTACCCCCGGCACTCTGATGGAAGGTGTCCGCTTCTTCAAGGGTGGTGCAAGGACTCAAAGTTTGGTTATTTCCAACCAGTCCAAAACAGCCCGTTTTGTTGATACTATCCATTTGTTTGACGATCCCCAGAATCTGCAATTGCATCAGTAA